A stretch of the Ischnura elegans chromosome 5, ioIscEleg1.1, whole genome shotgun sequence genome encodes the following:
- the LOC124159775 gene encoding zinc finger BED domain-containing protein 5-like produces the protein MVKKVTVADTALEASFRVAELIAKKMKPHTTGEEIIGPACIIIVETMLGKEAQEQISKVPLSNNTISRRISEMSTDINEEVVKQIKSKRKFALQVDESTDIAGKCQLLGFCKFIDKDIVGQFMFCKELQTTTTGEDIFASVNSYLTEHGLSWNYCCGICTDDAPSMIGKYKGFITRALKENPSITTTHCFLHREALVAKTCGEELTEILNQAVKMVNLIKSRPLQNRVFQKMYQEMGANLISLILHTDIRWLSRERVLNRVLELKEELKAFFREERHDIFIKLLENHTWCLKLSYLADIFMKLNELNLSMQGRLEGIVTSVNKMKGSQRKLKSWKSAVQRDDVSNFPSLQQAGYNGFGTVKNLILNHLEQLREAVDKYFPSLSTEKLEWIVSPFELADMAEELDFTEIERDEFLDMSADSTLKVKFEKSDVTLAAFWHAALGEYPNLGQKAISLLLPFSTSYLCEQAFSAMATIKSKQRNRLLSLEDDVRVALSTLRPDIKSFCSKHQSQVSH, from the coding sequence ATGGTCAAGAAGGTAACAGTAGCTGACACTGCTCTTGAAGCTTCCTTCAGAGTAGCAGAGCTGATagcaaagaaaatgaagcctCATACAACTGGTGAAGAAATCATTGGCCCTGCATGCATAATAATTGTAGAAACAATGCTTGGCAAAGAAGCTCAGGAACAGATTTCGAAAGTACCTCTTTCCAACAACACAATCAGCCGTAGGATATCAGAAATGTCAACAGATATTAATGAAGAAGTTGTGAAGCAGATAAAATCGAAAAGAAAATTCGCATTGCAGGTAGATGAGAGTACTGACATAGCTGGAAAATGCCAACTGCTTGGGTTTTGCAAATTCATTGACAAGGATATTGTGGGACAGTTTATGTTTTGCAAAGAGTTACAGACTACAACTACTGGAGAGGATATCTTTGCATCTGTAAATTCGTACCTCACTGAACATGGTCTTTCATGGAATTACTGTTGTGGCATATGTACTGATGATGCACCGTCGATGATAGGGAAGTACAAAGGCTTCATCACCAGGGCATTGAAAGAAAATCCATCTATAACTACAACTCACTGCTTCCTACACAGAGAGGCTTTAGTAGCCAAGACGTGTGGAGAAGAGTTAACTGAGATTTTAAACCAGGCTGTCAAGATGGTTAATTTAATCAAATCCAGGCCACTGCAAAATAGAGTTTTTCAAAAGATGTATCAAGAAATGGGTGCGAATCTAATTTCACTGATTTTGCATACTGACATAAGGTGGTTATCAAGAGAACGTGTACTGAACCGCGTTCTTGAACTCAAAGAAGAATTAAAAGCGTTTTTCCGAGAGGAGAGACATGATATATTCATAAAGCTGCTTGAAAATCATACTTGGTGTTTGAAGCTGTCATATTTGGCAGACATTTTCATGAAGCTGAATGAACTAAATCTCTCAATGCAAGGAAGACTTGAGGGAATTGTAACATCAGTTAACAAGATGAAAGGTTCCCAGAGAAAGCTGAAATCATGGAAGTCGGCTGTTCAGAGAGACGATGTGTCAAACTTCCCTTCTCTTCAACAAGCAGGATATAACGGCTTTGGAACTGTAAAAAATCTGATTCTTAATCACTTGGAACAGCTGAGAGAAGCAGTTGATAAGTATTTTCCATCGCTGTCTACAGAAAAACTAGAATGGATTGTATCACCCTTCGAACTGGCTGACATGGCTGAAGAGCTGGACTTCACGGAAATAGAACGTGACGAATTTCTTGATATGTCTGCTGATTCAACACTGAAAGTCAAATTTGAGAAGAGTGACGTGACACTGGCAGCTTTTTGGCATGCAGCATTGGGGGAATACCCCAATTTGGGTCAGAAAGCTATTTCTCTACTTTTGCCCTTCTCCACATCGTATCTGTGCGAGCAGGCATTTTCTGCCATGGCTACAATAAAATCGAAACAAAGAAATAGGCTTCTTTCACTTGAGGACGATGTGCGGGTGGCATTGTCAACATTAAGACCTGATATCAAGAGTTTTTGTTCCAAGCATCAATCACAAGTTTCACACTGA